From one Lysinibacillus sp. G4S2 genomic stretch:
- a CDS encoding SMI1/KNR4 family protein: MFDLTNSKDLNKYAAASEKEILAIEDMINFNLPAEYRIFLKYTNGLSSASGVLIYGTEEIIERNETWEVNEYAKGYLAIGDDGGGTVFLMALNAEESKVFSVGSGDMNPQNATIIAADFTRWIDSGCVSETEDEELGDPIDTCNILLTASPNGGLKDLVKIKNVLHIKISASDLLKCSKNLPCELVKDYPYIQAIKLIESMGEIGQALTVVPLTIKE, encoded by the coding sequence ATGTTTGATTTAACTAATAGTAAGGACTTAAATAAATATGCAGCAGCAAGCGAAAAAGAAATACTTGCCATTGAAGACATGATAAACTTTAATCTACCCGCTGAATATAGAATATTCCTTAAATACACTAATGGCCTTTCTAGTGCCAGTGGTGTGTTGATTTACGGGACTGAAGAAATAATAGAAAGAAACGAGACGTGGGAAGTAAATGAATATGCCAAAGGTTATCTTGCTATCGGTGATGACGGAGGCGGTACTGTCTTTTTAATGGCACTCAATGCAGAAGAGAGTAAGGTTTTCTCGGTGGGTTCCGGAGATATGAATCCACAAAATGCAACTATCATCGCCGCAGATTTTACACGTTGGATTGATAGTGGCTGTGTTAGTGAGACAGAGGACGAGGAGTTAGGTGACCCTATTGATACTTGTAATATTCTGTTAACAGCTTCACCGAATGGGGGATTAAAAGATTTAGTCAAAATAAAAAACGTTCTGCACATAAAGATATCTGCTTCGGATTTATTAAAGTGTTCAAAAAATCTTCCTTGTGAACTTGTAAAGGACTATCCATACATTCAGGCTATAAAGCTAATTGAATCAATGGGGGAAATTGGACAAGCATTAACAGTAGTTCCTTTAACTATAAAAGAGTAA
- a CDS encoding RNA 2'-phosphotransferase — protein sequence MSYEELSKEVSYALRHAPWQYELEIDDDGWVSLEQLRAAFLATPKWSKLEVNDFIEMVNMAEKKRHEIQGNKIRALYGHSNGIHKIAKEERIPPNVLYHGTAKRFLGKIMIEGLLPQTRQYVHLSVDLETAMLVGKRRDHEPRILRIKAKEAYDQGVKFYYGNDNVWLVDSIDAKYISID from the coding sequence ATGTCTTATGAAGAATTAAGCAAGGAAGTTTCGTATGCACTTCGACACGCTCCGTGGCAATATGAGTTAGAAATAGATGATGATGGCTGGGTTTCTCTTGAACAATTAAGAGCCGCTTTTTTAGCCACTCCGAAGTGGAGCAAGTTAGAGGTTAATGATTTTATTGAAATGGTCAATATGGCAGAGAAGAAGCGGCATGAAATACAGGGTAATAAAATTAGAGCGTTATATGGACATTCAAATGGTATCCATAAGATAGCAAAAGAAGAAAGAATACCACCAAATGTATTGTACCATGGTACGGCTAAGAGATTTCTGGGGAAAATAATGATAGAGGGACTACTTCCGCAAACACGACAATATGTACATTTATCAGTCGATTTGGAGACCGCTATGCTCGTTGGAAAAAGAAGAGATCATGAACCTCGAATATTGAGGATTAAAGCAAAGGAAGCCTACGACCAGGGTGTTAAATTTTACTATGGAAACGATAATGTTTGGCTAGTGGATTCGATTGATGCTAAATATATATCAATAGATTAA
- a CDS encoding Imm3 family immunity protein, with translation MFSYEEYKYYIYEVYGELVEEEKMSRKEAIARAFYEYDMLPKESETDKAMVFVIFSEIIITHLKVLFTFKNYIEQALTELDFTVIKQENKLTLEQFNELFSRQKRVLQELKKMPLDYYSSVCWYYDELIEEVQKFLNNLVLENKNVDSLVPAVLQRFDRDCRNTKSEKFIVYTTLAEYLLNQGLTGVKGFQDVKYELQSFCIKDVSDEQLSKDEQKKLAVRICNVLLKIKEYE, from the coding sequence GTGTTTAGTTATGAAGAATACAAATATTATATATATGAAGTTTATGGTGAATTAGTTGAGGAAGAAAAAATGAGTAGGAAAGAGGCGATAGCAAGAGCTTTTTATGAATATGATATGTTGCCGAAAGAAAGTGAAACAGATAAAGCAATGGTTTTTGTAATATTTTCAGAAATAATAATTACTCATCTAAAAGTTCTTTTTACTTTTAAGAATTATATTGAACAAGCACTAACGGAATTGGATTTTACAGTAATTAAACAAGAAAATAAATTAACGCTAGAACAATTTAATGAATTGTTTTCTAGACAAAAACGTGTTTTACAAGAGCTGAAAAAAATGCCGCTAGATTATTATTCAAGTGTTTGTTGGTATTATGATGAATTAATAGAAGAAGTCCAAAAATTTTTAAACAATCTTGTGTTAGAAAATAAAAATGTAGATTCGTTGGTGCCCGCTGTATTGCAACGATTTGATAGAGATTGTAGGAATACAAAAAGTGAAAAATTCATTGTTTATACTACACTCGCTGAATACTTATTGAATCAGGGATTAACAGGAGTGAAAGGTTTTCAAGATGTTAAATATGAGTTGCAATCGTTCTGTATAAAAGACGTTAGTGATGAACAATTATCTAAAGATGAACAAAAAAAATTAGCAGTTCGAATTTGCAATGTGCTATTAAAAATTAAAGAGTATGAATAA
- a CDS encoding SUKH-3 domain-containing protein, whose translation MENLSVKTRDILLQVGWNPNNKIDVTKTVMFLEAMGYQVYDSVIDVLTVFGGMTYKFKHPDGSIEIFHFSPEETVGDYYEKEDFEEFEERINEPLIVVGEAYRGYLIMFISQSGKVFGKNASSLYKFGDNIFEALDTLCLFKIPEEIN comes from the coding sequence ATGGAGAATTTATCGGTAAAAACGAGAGATATACTATTACAGGTAGGCTGGAATCCAAATAATAAGATTGACGTAACTAAAACCGTAATGTTTTTGGAAGCGATGGGATATCAAGTGTATGATTCGGTGATTGATGTATTAACCGTTTTTGGTGGGATGACATATAAATTTAAACACCCTGACGGAAGTATAGAAATATTTCATTTTAGCCCTGAAGAAACAGTAGGGGATTATTATGAAAAAGAAGACTTTGAGGAATTTGAGGAGCGGATAAATGAGCCTCTTATTGTAGTGGGTGAAGCATATCGTGGTTATTTAATTATGTTTATCTCTCAATCGGGTAAGGTATTTGGTAAAAATGCAAGCTCATTATATAAATTCGGCGACAACATTTTTGAAGCATTAGATACTCTTTGCTTATTTAAAATACCGGAAGAAATCAATTAA
- a CDS encoding suppressor of fused domain protein — translation MQNETTDILDFITKQFGPINNTISEIIPGSRVAIDIQVILPSQENDFITLVTTGMSDCAMDVSEECKGSKYAELVLKLPANWPISRNEMTNQDYYWPLKWLRMVAHIPHQYDGWLEEGVMLPNGEPPTPFAFNTALSCILISTSKEMRSFIDSENRIINFYTLIPIYTEERMLALQYGHVYLLERFEEFGITDVLDIQRERIKKKGKFKDIGKFKEISFRGRVAYGISCFENALITLNYDLSDWKPVVNYLWEFTSSNNLDDCNSATAELIPDGLLESKEYDEDDFERLTENEFYYLYNLYQKIDESIDTLLTDIHELGQSHAYSSISGYGEESLNSLEILIYTMIVNNFPLPDIKPFEKFSIKED, via the coding sequence ATGCAAAATGAAACCACAGATATTTTAGATTTTATAACAAAACAGTTTGGTCCTATCAATAATACAATCAGTGAAATCATACCTGGCAGTAGGGTGGCAATCGATATTCAAGTTATCCTGCCGTCGCAAGAAAATGATTTTATCACGCTTGTAACTACAGGAATGAGTGATTGTGCAATGGATGTTTCAGAAGAATGTAAGGGAAGTAAGTACGCTGAATTAGTCTTAAAGTTGCCTGCAAATTGGCCAATAAGTAGAAATGAAATGACGAACCAAGATTATTACTGGCCTTTGAAGTGGTTGAGAATGGTTGCTCACATTCCACATCAATATGATGGATGGTTAGAAGAAGGAGTCATGCTGCCAAATGGGGAACCTCCAACTCCATTCGCTTTCAATACAGCATTATCGTGTATTTTAATCAGTACATCTAAAGAAATGAGAAGTTTTATAGATTCGGAAAATAGAATCATTAATTTTTATACATTAATACCTATTTATACAGAAGAAAGAATGTTAGCTTTACAATACGGACATGTATATTTATTAGAAAGGTTTGAAGAGTTCGGAATTACAGATGTACTTGACATACAAAGAGAGAGAATAAAGAAAAAGGGAAAATTCAAGGACATAGGAAAATTTAAAGAAATTTCATTTAGAGGTAGAGTTGCATATGGCATAAGTTGTTTTGAAAATGCACTAATAACCTTAAACTATGATCTTAGTGACTGGAAACCAGTTGTAAATTACCTCTGGGAATTCACAAGTTCTAATAATTTAGATGATTGTAATTCAGCAACAGCCGAATTAATTCCAGATGGTCTATTGGAATCTAAAGAATATGATGAAGACGATTTTGAACGATTAACTGAAAATGAATTTTATTATTTGTATAATTTATATCAAAAAATTGATGAATCTATTGATACATTATTAACAGACATTCATGAGCTTGGACAAAGTCATGCTTATAGTAGTATAAGTGGGTACGGTGAAGAGAGTCTAAATTCATTAGAGATACTTATTTATACTATGATTGTAAACAATTTCCCTTTGCCGGACATTAAACCTTTTGAAAAATTTTCTATTAAAGAGGATTAA
- a CDS encoding pentapeptide repeat-containing protein: MRNCSFINASFSNVIFKDVNFDISSFHSSIFHNVKFIDCSFEKLRFDEAVGIESVDFKNTNIIINGEAKIYLGNEIKNYFSKLG; this comes from the coding sequence ATACGTAATTGTTCTTTTATTAATGCGAGTTTTTCAAATGTAATATTTAAAGATGTAAATTTTGATATTTCTAGTTTTCACTCATCGATATTTCATAATGTGAAGTTTATTGATTGTTCATTTGAAAAATTAAGATTTGATGAAGCGGTTGGGATAGAAAGTGTAGATTTTAAGAATACAAACATCATTATAAATGGTGAAGCAAAAATTTATCTAGGGAATGAAATTAAAAACTATTTTTCTAAATTGGGTTGA
- a CDS encoding pentapeptide repeat-containing protein encodes MLEMNFKGCDFSKVYLSEASLCGSTFENNIYIKGNSDYAIFKKSNIAGINAFRTSFYECNFSETTLTQRYVIVLLLMRVFQM; translated from the coding sequence ATTTTAGAAATGAATTTTAAGGGATGTGATTTTTCGAAAGTTTACTTAAGTGAAGCTTCTTTATGCGGTAGTACTTTTGAGAATAATATTTATATTAAAGGGAACTCTGATTATGCAATATTTAAGAAATCAAATATTGCAGGTATTAATGCTTTTAGAACTAGTTTTTATGAGTGTAATTTTTCTGAAACGACGTTGACTCAGAGATACGTAATTGTTCTTTTATTAATGCGAGTTTTTCAAATGTAA
- a CDS encoding DUF418 domain-containing protein — protein MKQKLSPISAKERIESLDVLRGFALFGIILANIIWFLYPVYMQEDPSFKNEWTSFWNQAGYTVKSLLSMFVDGKFVMLFSMLFGFGMVIMQERAAAKQLNFWGIYSRRLIALFIFGCIHAYFIWFGDILTDYAILGLLLLLMHKLKPNAMLIISLTLYSLLFGLLTFGALSSDSTMTIPMSEESRQLMQVTIDAHQNGNIQQLMDANFMERTFYTMRNGLYVLFLGNPIFYLFSNLPFLLMFLFGAAIAKKKWLHRFEEYRKGFFITWLMTLIIGGTLSWILPFLLENSSAAQTIQYISSPLLTIFYAISLIFIYHTVKGKKVLQWLAFPGRMAFTNYIGQSIICTFLFGPFAFGVYGKLHLTTAIIIAIVIFVLQMIISKLWLSKFRFGPLEYAWRSFTYLGIKKESKNA, from the coding sequence ATGAAACAAAAGCTTTCACCCATTTCTGCCAAAGAGAGGATTGAATCACTCGATGTATTAAGGGGGTTCGCATTATTCGGAATCATACTAGCAAATATTATTTGGTTCCTTTATCCTGTCTACATGCAGGAGGATCCAAGTTTTAAAAATGAATGGACTTCTTTTTGGAATCAAGCTGGTTACACAGTCAAATCTCTTCTTTCTATGTTTGTCGATGGAAAATTTGTCATGCTCTTTTCCATGTTGTTCGGTTTTGGAATGGTCATCATGCAGGAAAGAGCAGCAGCAAAGCAATTAAACTTCTGGGGAATTTATTCTAGACGCCTAATTGCGTTATTTATTTTCGGTTGTATCCATGCATACTTCATTTGGTTCGGAGATATTTTAACGGACTACGCAATTTTAGGATTATTGCTCCTTCTTATGCATAAGTTAAAGCCTAATGCTATGTTAATCATTAGCTTAACTTTATATAGTCTACTTTTTGGACTTTTAACGTTTGGAGCTTTATCTTCCGATTCTACTATGACAATACCAATGTCAGAGGAAAGTCGTCAGCTCATGCAAGTTACGATAGATGCCCATCAAAATGGCAATATTCAACAATTAATGGATGCTAATTTTATGGAAAGAACTTTTTATACAATGCGTAATGGGCTATATGTTCTTTTTCTAGGTAATCCTATATTTTATTTATTTTCAAATCTTCCGTTTTTACTGATGTTCTTATTCGGGGCAGCTATCGCGAAGAAAAAATGGCTTCATCGTTTTGAAGAATACCGAAAAGGTTTTTTCATTACTTGGCTAATGACATTAATAATTGGTGGAACATTGAGCTGGATACTACCTTTCCTTTTAGAAAATTCATCTGCTGCTCAAACAATACAATATATTAGCTCACCGCTCCTAACTATCTTTTATGCTATTAGCTTGATCTTCATCTATCACACGGTTAAAGGGAAGAAAGTTTTACAGTGGTTAGCGTTCCCTGGAAGAATGGCATTCACAAACTATATCGGGCAATCTATCATTTGTACATTTTTATTTGGGCCGTTTGCATTTGGTGTATACGGAAAACTACACTTAACGACAGCCATCATCATCGCCATTGTCATTTTTGTGCTACAAATGATTATTAGTAAACTGTGGTTATCCAAATTCCGCTTCGGACCATTGGAATATGCTTGGAGATCTTTTACTTATTTAGGCATTAAGAAGGAATCAAAAAATGCTTAG
- a CDS encoding late competence development ComFB family protein yields MSNPILVNVTEEIVRGLVRFLLQGPEYQTFCKCEICELAVVAHTMNELPNTYVTSNEYRDVAFEIMKTPENLKLINKEIIHALHAENNHPQPISL; encoded by the coding sequence ATGTCAAATCCTATTTTAGTAAATGTTACAGAAGAAATTGTGCGTGGTTTAGTGCGTTTTCTACTACAAGGACCGGAATATCAAACATTTTGTAAATGTGAAATCTGTGAACTTGCCGTAGTAGCACATACAATGAATGAATTGCCAAACACGTATGTTACATCTAATGAATACCGAGATGTAGCGTTTGAAATTATGAAAACTCCTGAAAATCTGAAATTAATCAATAAAGAGATTATTCATGCATTACATGCGGAAAATAATCATCCTCAACCAATATCTTTATAA
- a CDS encoding helix-turn-helix domain-containing protein yields MRNFFVEDNGFEVKMQSDLQRKIKVIQFLSNENRWYTFEEISNAIEATDKTIRKDLNYIKGVIPENWSIEIKKGYGVQLIMPIHASVNEVITLFFRKSLTFQILNKLIENNETTVVNIAEELFVQPYVVSKALKKVERDLAHFGLKLERKPIKIVGDNWRVIHMFTKLYSKAFMSTDWPFSFAKDNIFDFIERVENSMDIVLYISSRRKFAYFLAILLLRKQQGHELQWINEFSNHNWDTPQYNEISLHLDQVERDHNIAFSDAEKITITIVFKCLDYIYKYPDKERKNEVSLFYESSLPVYNITRDFISMLDNKFGNYFIKDEEFIYSIILYFSKKVHILNLLSYIPGNKKNTTSSMKKQHFKTFLKVKDVYIDWVRKHKITNHVPDEEIINIVMYIEASRISNEFRPKKTLIIAGEGRGWKKYISAKLKNQFGNKIEFPPLISTNLAEEKELEVDYDIDFIISTIPLRIKSHPVKQIQPFVTERDIDNIGKYIYE; encoded by the coding sequence ATGCGTAATTTTTTTGTGGAGGATAATGGATTTGAAGTTAAGATGCAATCAGATTTACAACGAAAAATCAAAGTAATACAATTTCTTTCAAATGAAAATAGGTGGTATACATTCGAAGAGATATCGAATGCCATAGAAGCTACAGATAAAACTATTAGAAAAGATTTGAATTATATAAAAGGTGTAATACCTGAAAATTGGAGTATTGAAATAAAAAAAGGTTATGGTGTTCAATTAATAATGCCTATCCATGCATCAGTAAATGAAGTGATTACGTTATTTTTTAGAAAATCTTTAACATTTCAGATTTTAAATAAGTTAATAGAGAACAATGAAACAACGGTAGTGAATATAGCTGAAGAACTGTTTGTTCAACCATATGTTGTCTCTAAAGCTTTAAAAAAAGTTGAAAGAGACTTAGCTCATTTTGGTTTAAAACTTGAAAGGAAACCGATTAAGATAGTAGGAGATAACTGGAGAGTAATCCATATGTTTACTAAATTATATTCAAAAGCTTTCATGAGTACAGATTGGCCATTTTCATTTGCCAAAGATAATATTTTTGATTTTATAGAGAGAGTAGAAAATTCGATGGATATTGTTTTATATATAAGTTCTAGACGTAAATTTGCATATTTTTTAGCTATTTTACTATTAAGGAAGCAACAAGGACATGAATTACAATGGATTAATGAATTTTCAAATCATAATTGGGATACACCGCAGTACAATGAAATATCTTTACATTTAGATCAGGTGGAAAGAGATCATAATATAGCATTTTCTGACGCAGAAAAAATTACTATAACGATTGTTTTTAAATGTTTGGATTATATATATAAGTATCCAGATAAAGAAAGAAAAAATGAAGTAAGCTTATTTTATGAAAGTAGTTTACCTGTGTATAATATCACAAGAGATTTTATATCTATGTTAGATAATAAATTTGGTAATTATTTCATTAAAGATGAGGAATTTATCTATTCAATTATTCTATACTTTAGTAAGAAAGTACATATTTTAAATTTGCTTTCTTATATTCCAGGTAATAAAAAAAACACTACATCTTCTATGAAAAAACAACACTTTAAAACTTTTCTGAAAGTTAAGGACGTATATATAGATTGGGTACGAAAGCATAAAATAACTAATCATGTACCAGATGAAGAAATTATTAATATAGTAATGTACATAGAAGCTTCTCGAATTTCTAATGAATTTAGACCCAAAAAAACTCTTATCATTGCAGGAGAAGGAAGAGGCTGGAAAAAATATATTTCAGCGAAATTAAAGAATCAATTTGGAAATAAAATAGAATTTCCACCTCTTATTTCGACTAACTTAGCAGAAGAAAAAGAGTTGGAAGTAGATTATGATATAGATTTTATTATTTCTACTATACCGCTTAGAATAAAATCACATCCGGTCAAACAAATCCAGCCTTTTGTAACAGAGCGGGATATTGATAATATAGGTAAATATATATATGAATAA
- a CDS encoding HBL/NHE enterotoxin family protein → MNKQSLYKVLAVSTFLTLTTTSVISPVAAFAETSKIEQTSNSDTSLSGNEVKMKETLQKAGLFAKSMNAYSYMLIKNPDVNFEGININGYTDLPGKIVQDQKDARAHALTWDTKVKKQLIDTLTGIIEYDTKFENYYDIIVDAINTGDGETLIEGITDLREEIQLNQKYAQQLIEELTKLRNDIGPDVRAFGSNKELLQSILKNQGVAVEDDQKRLNEVLESVNYYKKLESDGIITVSVPSIPTWIAGGIMLGVARDQLGQLEPFLAQLKQTVDYKITLNRVVGVAHSNISEMYNALDDSINALTFMSTQWNDLDSQYSGVLRHIENASDKAEQNKFKFLLPNLKSAKDSWKTLKIDADILKAGIKELKI, encoded by the coding sequence ATGAATAAACAATCTCTTTACAAAGTACTCGCTGTATCGACATTTTTAACTTTAACAACAACCTCTGTAATCTCTCCAGTAGCAGCATTTGCAGAGACAAGTAAAATTGAGCAAACAAGCAATAGTGATACGTCTCTTTCAGGAAACGAAGTGAAGATGAAAGAAACCTTGCAAAAGGCGGGACTTTTTGCAAAATCTATGAATGCTTATTCTTATATGTTAATTAAGAATCCGGATGTAAACTTTGAAGGAATTAATATTAATGGATATACGGATTTACCAGGTAAAATTGTACAAGACCAAAAGGATGCAAGAGCACACGCTCTCACATGGGATACAAAAGTAAAAAAACAGCTTATTGATACATTGACAGGTATTATTGAATACGATACAAAGTTTGAAAATTATTATGACATAATTGTAGATGCAATAAATACAGGAGATGGAGAGACGTTAATAGAAGGGATTACAGATTTACGAGAAGAGATTCAACTAAATCAAAAGTATGCACAACAATTAATAGAAGAATTAACTAAATTAAGAAATGATATTGGACCAGATGTTAGAGCATTTGGAAGTAACAAAGAGCTTTTACAGTCGATTTTAAAAAACCAAGGGGTTGCAGTTGAGGATGATCAAAAGCGCCTAAATGAAGTTTTAGAATCAGTAAACTATTATAAGAAATTAGAGTCTGATGGAATAATAACAGTATCTGTGCCTTCTATTCCTACATGGATTGCTGGGGGTATAATGCTGGGGGTAGCAAGAGATCAATTAGGTCAATTAGAACCGTTTTTAGCACAATTAAAACAGACAGTTGATTATAAAATAACATTAAATCGTGTAGTTGGAGTTGCACATAGTAATATTAGTGAGATGTACAATGCACTCGATGATTCTATTAATGCTCTTACTTTTATGTCTACGCAATGGAATGACTTAGACTCTCAATATTCGGGGGTACTGAGACATATCGAGAATGCATCTGATAAAGCGGAACAAAATAAATTTAAATTTTTACTACCTAACTTGAAATCAGCTAAAGACAGCTGGAAAACATTAAAAATAGATGCAGACATATTAAAAGCAGGGATAAAAGAGTTAAAAATATAA
- a CDS encoding HBL/NHE enterotoxin family protein: MKKLPFKVLTVVTLSTVITATNSSAIQVFAQEQVVQEQKIGNYYALGPEGLKKALAETGSHILVMDLYAKTMIKQPNVNLSNIDLGSDGGELIKNIHLNQELSRINANYWLDTAKPKIQKTARNIVNYDEQFNNYYDTLIDTVQKKDKEGLKEGIGDLIRTIDTNSKEVTEVIKMLEAFKTKLYTNTIDFKNNIGGPDGKGGLTAIMAGKQALVPQLQTEIENLRSTQKAHFDNVLAWSIGGGLGAAILVIGTIAGAVVIVVTGGTATPAVVGGLTALGAAGIGLGTAAGVTASNHMNSYNEISNKIGELTMKADFANQAVISLTNAKDTLTYLYQTVDQAIMSLTNIQQQWNTMGANYKDLYDNIDQIQDHKLSLIPDDLKAAKQSWNDIHKDAEFIAKDIAFKQEDNN, encoded by the coding sequence ATGAAGAAATTACCATTTAAAGTGTTAACCGTGGTCACTTTGTCAACGGTTATAACCGCAACAAACAGTAGCGCTATTCAGGTATTTGCGCAAGAGCAGGTCGTTCAAGAACAAAAAATAGGAAATTATTATGCATTAGGGCCTGAAGGACTGAAGAAAGCGTTAGCTGAAACAGGGTCTCATATTCTTGTAATGGATTTGTACGCAAAAACAATGATTAAACAGCCGAATGTAAATCTATCCAATATTGATTTAGGTTCTGATGGGGGAGAATTAATCAAAAATATTCACCTTAATCAGGAACTGTCTCGAATCAATGCGAATTATTGGTTAGATACAGCGAAGCCAAAAATTCAAAAGACAGCACGTAACATTGTAAATTATGATGAACAATTTAATAATTATTACGACACATTAATAGATACTGTACAAAAGAAAGATAAGGAAGGGCTAAAAGAGGGTATTGGTGATTTAATTCGTACGATTGATACAAATTCAAAAGAAGTTACAGAAGTAATTAAGATGTTGGAAGCCTTCAAAACAAAGCTATATACAAATACTATAGATTTTAAAAATAATATTGGTGGTCCAGATGGGAAGGGTGGATTAACGGCAATAATGGCCGGAAAACAAGCATTGGTTCCACAACTCCAAACTGAAATTGAGAATCTACGTTCCACTCAAAAAGCACATTTTGACAATGTATTAGCATGGTCAATTGGTGGTGGATTGGGAGCAGCTATTTTAGTTATAGGAACTATTGCAGGAGCGGTAGTAATTGTTGTGACTGGCGGAACAGCAACGCCAGCTGTTGTAGGTGGCCTTACAGCTCTCGGTGCAGCTGGTATTGGTTTAGGAACAGCAGCTGGTGTTACGGCATCTAATCATATGAATTCCTACAACGAAATTTCGAATAAAATCGGGGAATTAACTATGAAAGCCGATTTTGCTAATCAAGCAGTTATTTCACTTACTAACGCAAAAGACACTTTGACATACCTATACCAAACAGTGGATCAAGCAATAATGTCTCTAACGAATATTCAACAACAATGGAATACAATGGGGGCAAATTATAAAGACTTATATGATAATATCGATCAAATACAAGATCATAAGCTCTCTTTAATACCTGATGATTTAAAAGCGGCTAAACAAAGTTGGAATGATATTCATAAAGATGCGGAATTTATTGCAAAAGACATTGCTTTTAAACAAGAAGATAATAATTAG